One Drosophila kikkawai strain 14028-0561.14 chromosome 3L, DkikHiC1v2, whole genome shotgun sequence genomic window carries:
- the LOC108072665 gene encoding kelch-like protein 40a has product MDVYSYGQIFPACQDIAWSRRGAFLLKYGVFADVCVRIDDSSFSCHKIVLASASEFFERLFKNDGLQTGEVVLEQPTPKLFKIFLDYIYTWNDKPMQNLTFQELCCLLENSHMWMAVEVKNTCEEMILDRCSTEQPKELIQLYKTAYLLDSYPIMIKVIDLMQKHPMDQPEIYDLDIDCFIEYMRHTRCDCSEAKRFRIAEMWIEKNLPEPDPLSEEVVRILQIICFQAMPLEDFYHGPGKSKLLADSRKVKIIYKIASKSSDAFCLYSSDSE; this is encoded by the exons ATGGATGTGTATTCATATGGACAAATTTTTCCTGCATGCCAAGATATTGCATG GTCAAGGCGAGGAGCTTTTCTGCTGAAATACGGAGTTTTTGCGGATGTGTGCGTTCGCATTGATGATTCTAGCTTTTCGTGCCACAAGATCGTATTAGCCAGCGCTTCCGAGTTCTTTGAGagattgtttaaaaatgatgGCTTACAAACGGGAGAGGTGGTTTTAGAGCAGCCGACCCccaaactttttaaaatattcctcGACTACATATACACCTGGAACGACAAGCCAATGCAGAATCTTACCTTTCAAGAGCTGTGTTGTCTTCTGGAGAATTCACATATGTGGATGGCCGTTGAAGTTAAAAATACATGCGAAGAAATGATATTGGACCGATGCTCTACGGAGCAACCAAAAGAATTAATTCAACTTTATAAGACGGCTTACCTTTTGGATTCTTATCCAATAATGATAAAAGTCATTGat CTAATGCAGAAACATCCAATGGACCAGCCGGAAATCTATGACCTGGATATCGACTGCTTTATAGAGTATATGAGGCATACTCGATGTGATTGTAGTGAAGCTAAACGTTTCAGAATTGCGGAGATGTGGATAGAAAAAAATCTTCCTGAACCAGATCCCTTATCGGAGGAGGTGGTTCGCATTTTACAAATCATTTGCTTTCAAGCCATGCCACTCGAAGATTTTTACCATGGCCCTGGAAAGTCGAAGCTATTGGCCGATTCAAGAAAGGTTAAAATCATATATAAAATTGCCAGTAAATCCTCTGATGCATTCTGTTTGTATTCATCCGATTCAGAATAA
- the LOC108072786 gene encoding COMM domain-containing protein 4, with translation MKFRFCGEGDCPDWVLAEIISTLSNLSIENLEQLSELVAQRICGQSFEEAKIKSLTSTLTNEGKTAVACIHFMLINAARYSCTESIFGEEIQQLGLPKDHAAAMCRVLQKHSAAIRQTLIDKAFKINELQSVRDITSPGETPPNCTTLEFKISQELVDGLPKDTTHILNIDRTQTKALLAELKLARAAMEKYQNKQDS, from the exons ATG AAATTTCGATTTTGTGGCGAAGGCGATTGCCCCGACTGGGTTCTGGCGGAGATTATATCCACACTCTCCAATCTGAGCATTGAAAACTTAGAGCAACTCAGCGAGCTGGTGGCCCAGCGCATATGCGGACAGTCATTTGag gaagccaaaataaaatcctTGACATCCACGCTCACGAATGAGGGTAAAACCGCCGTGGCCTGCATACATTTTATGCTCATCAATGCCGCTCGCTATAGCTGTACGGAGAGTATTTTTGGTGAGGAGATTCAGCAGCTGGGACTGCCCAAGGATCATGCCGCTGCCATGTGTCGAGTATTGCAGAAGCACAGTGCGGCCATACGCCAGACTTTGATAGATAAAGCTTTTAAAA TCAACGAACTGCAAAGCGTTCGTGATATAACCTCGCCCGGCGAAACGCCGCCAAATTGTACcaccttagaatttaaaatCTCGCAAGAATTGGTTGATGGCCTGCCCAAGGACACAACGCATATCCTTAATATAGATCGCACGCAAACGAAAGCTCTGCTGGCAGAGCTCAAGCTGGCTCGTGCTGCTATGGAGAAATATCAAAATAAGCAAGATTCCTAG
- the Lk gene encoding leucokinin — protein sequence MQTWPLWILILFLAIGTDGASSGLPASGVVAGLDPELGTCELQLSKYRRFILQAILSFEDVCDAYNSRPSATIDTTDEAGWLFRHYAPPPTSQRGEIWAFFRLLMAQFSDAEFATIVRDAVIERCRIKSQLQRDEKRNSVVLGKKQRFHSWGGKRSPEPPLLPDY from the coding sequence ATGCAGACTTGGCCCCTGTGGATCCTGATCCTGTTCCTGGCCATCGGCACAGATGGAGCCAGCAGCGGCTTGCCAGCCTCCGGAGTCGTTGCCGGTCTGGATCCTGAGCTGGGCACCTGCGAGCTGCAGCTATCCAAATACCGTCGCTTCATCCTGCAGGCAATCCTTAGCTTTGAGGACGTGTGCGATGCCTACAATTCGCGACCCAGCGCGACCATCGACACGACAGACGAGGCGGGATGGCTGTTCCGCCACTATGCACCACCGCCCACATCGCAGCGCGGCGAAATCTGGGCCTTCTTCCGCCTGCTGATGGCCCAGTTCAGCGATGCAGAGTTCGCCACGATCGTGAGGGATGCGGTCATCGAGAGGTGCCGCATCAAATCGCAACTGCAGCGGGACGAGAAACGCAACTCCGTGGTGCTGGGCAAGAAGCAGAGGTTCCATTCCTGGGGCGGCAAGCGGTCGCCGGAGCCGCCGCTTTTGCCCGACTACTAA